The Vidua chalybeata isolate OUT-0048 chromosome 9, bVidCha1 merged haplotype, whole genome shotgun sequence genomic sequence GGCCTATTCTGAAAAGATCTTCAAGTTTCTGTGTGTAAACAAAAGAACCATGGTTCTAGACTTCCTGTATTACTGAAAGCAATATATGGACCTGGAATACATTCCAGGATGATGCAACAGACCAAGGCAGAATGGCTACATGatgttgagttttttttccaaatgctctTACACTGAATAGAATGAAAGATCAAATACTAACCAGAATATCTTCCAACTTCATGTCTAGGAGATCTGTGCCTGTAACGTACTTCTTCCAATCTTCTTCATCTTGACCATCTTCTCCCATATTGTCCAGGATCAATTCAAAGAAAATCACCTTTTCAGAAATGGTACTGAATGTGTTGTCAAAGCAGAACATGTAATCTCCATCTTCTGTTTCCACACTGTGTATATAAGCAAAACATGATTAACTACACTTTCTGTGCTGGTTCTCAGTTTTTGTAAGCATACCCTTCCCTTTAAGACTAAACATCATGCActtaaaaataaccaaatcTTCTTTTTGCAAAAAATAAGAACTCTAAAGACATTTTACAGATTACACAGTCACAGCAAAACAATCCTACTGACTCCAAAGGCTCAAAATGATGAAGACAGCagcttgttttcatttctttttgagaaTTTTGAATCATTGTTAatcattacaaaaaaatacacaataaGTGGAATTTGTATGCTGAATAGTAAAATTACAGCAAATATTACATATTTTGACAAAAGGACTGGAAAAATAGGGGACTTTTTAGCTTCTTATTTGTATGACTCACATGATCTTTTGATATTAGATATGGAGACCTTTTTCAACTccataataataatttttatccACTGAACATGAACAGCtatcattaaaacaaaaataccctTCACTTCATGGTACAATTCATGTAAAAAGCATTCAGcgtttataaaaagaaaattacaaactGTCCTATTAAAAAGTCTTTTGTAATACGAAGGACTAAAAATACTCAACCTTCATTTTAGTTATATTTGctaaagaaatgagaaaagttCTTTATGTAACACATCTAAGTTTGAAGATTTTAAACTTACGTATGAACTCcatctgattttctttcatcAAAAACTAGAGTTTCACCTTTTGGGGAGAGCAGATGAAAATCAACATCTAATCCTGCTCCATCCAGAACctgtgaaacaaacaaaaataaccaaCCTCCGACCAGCTGAATTGCTGTTTGCATTGCTGACAGCAACATTTATAGGGAAGGCAAACCTTTTTAGGTAAGGGAACAGACAAATAACAGAATCTGAAAGATTAATCTGTCTGGATGAGCTGACACCAAATTAACTGGAAACATGAAAAAACTGCTCAACCTAAAAGCATTTTAGCAATTTCAGAATCTTACACTAAATCTTACACTAaacctgccaggctgggcttaTATTGACCCATTCCCTAATTACTTTTAAGAATGCATGCAGTTTTATCAACAGGCAGGGTTAGACAACCTGTAAAAATACCAACAAGAGATGGCTAAATCTGGCATTTCTGTGGTTGCTGCCACTGATTGTAGGTATGTGCACTACTGCCATTTCAGTGGTAGAAATGTTCTAACAGGTCACTTTTCTGATTATACATGTTACACAGATCTGTACACTCTGTGCTCTCACCCCTGAGATCTCTCTGTTGGGTGAATTAACAGTGTTGAAGACAGGACCAAACCTCTTATGCCAATCAAAGCTGTACCACAAGACTTTTTTACCTTTTGACGCACATTTCAGGTCTGAATTCTGCCAGGCCATTCTCTTTTCCCAAAGGAAGAAGGAACTGAAGGTGTTTATATTCCCAAACTCTCAGGGAGTGTCTACAGCAGTacaaagctgtgctgctttaAGTGTGTAACACAGCTACAGTTGTATCACCACACCTATTGTGTTGCAGAAATTCTTTATAGGGAAGGTAGTAACTGCATGAGGGGGCGGAGAGGgatcattttgatttttatgaCATTACTTAAGTCCATGCTAGgggaattttttgtttgcttgttttccagTGAGCTTTTTTGAGTATAGCAGACTGCTCTTGCTGAAAAGGGGGTCAAAGTTTACACTGGTTCAAACTGACACTGAagatttaggaaaaagaaaaaaaaaaaaaaaaggataaaggacaaagaaaattaCTAGCTAACAGCTGATCATATTAAAAACCATACATAGTGACATATCTTTAGGGCTATGCTCCAGTCTAAACACCCAGAAAATTTTTATTAGCATAGTATTAGCTAATAATACTAGCTAATAATATGTATTAGCATAGTGTTTACCTCATGTCTTTGGAGAATTACCTGCATCCTATGTTAAATATTCTTATGCTTTTAATTAAGTACAAAATAAATCTATTTGCAGTAATATACAGAGCTCCTTTTCTACATATTCACATATAATACCAAATCATTACTGTTAACAGTAGTGCTGAGAAATTTATGCCTGAGTAGAAATAAGGtacatatataattttatacaCACTAATCCTTTCTAAAATAATGTCTTTATTTAGCTTATGATCAAACTAAAATCCTACTCTGTGCAAAATAAACTTCTGTTTGGCTTAGACAGGATTCTAAACAAAGCTTGAACACCTCTCTTTCATTCTTGTTCAGTTCTGCACGTAACAGTTCTGGAAATTAGAAAAAACCACGAATTTCAGCTTTGTCGTTCAGTTGGGaaacagagggggaaaataGATGGAGGGGAAGAGAGACAGAGCCTGGCCCCCTTCTAGGCACAGTAATAGGGTGGGAGAATATTCAGTGCAACTTCCCTCACTGTATCTgttttactgggaaaaaagtaattgttttaaggggggaaaaagtctGAGACCGAGATCTATCCCAGACATCTCTGGGAAACTCGACTCTTCTCAAGAAGGACATCAAAATCTTAACGACAGTCTGTTAAACTGGGCTGATTCTGTAAAACTTTCATCGTTGAGATGAAAGGTGTTTCATATCAGCACAAAGATAGGCAAATACGGGCTCCGTGCATCAGCACAAGCTTCCTTACGCTTTAGGGCTACAACACAAGGTCACAAACGTGAGCTTTCTACATTCCGCTCTTTTAAAGGATGGCGACTTGAGCTCCTCTAaagtagaaacaaaaaattcccCCCAGACCACCAAAAGAACGTATTAGAATAATTGAAAAGGCCGGTAAGTTAATTTTTAACTCCGTAAGGCAGAACTTGTAACAGTGTACAATTCCAACGTGGCTTTGCGGGCGCTGTCGAGGCCGGCGAGgtcccgggcagggctgggctgcccgCGCCCGGGGCAGCCAGGCggagccccgcggccgccgggcACCGCGTCCCTCGGCTGGCACTGCCCCTCCGGGCCGAGGCCGCGGGAAGGCGGGACCGAGCtggcggcagcggggccgggcggagcCGCTGTACAGGAGGACGGGCAGACGGCGGCGCCGCCGTCACGGCGGGATGCGGGACCCCGGCTCCCGTCGGGACACGCCGCGGGGAGACGCCCCCTCCCGCCCTGCCCGACCTGGTACTCGAGCTCCAGCGAGGCCTCCTTGCGCATGGGCTGGTAGAAGCACTCCTTGCGGCCGGCGGGCAGCGTGAACGTGAAGTCGCTGTCCAGGGAGGGGCTGAACtcggcggcgccgggcggcggcggcagcagcagcgcgAGGCACCCgagcggcagcagcagccgcgGCCCCATCGCGGCAGCGCCTCGCAGCGCCGAGCCCCGCGCGCGCACGCACCGAGGGGCGGGGCGCCCGGGATGGGGGCGGGCCCGCCATCgccccgccccctccgcccCGCCGCACCAATCGCcgccccggcagcgccgcgccccgcccgcccaCAGTGCACCGCGGCGGCGCGCGCTGCTCCCGCCCCCCGCgcgccggcggcggggccgcgcctgCGCCGTGAGGGCCCCGCGCGGTTCGAGCGCGGCGGGGGAGCGCAGGGCCGGCCGGCAGCGGCCCGCGCCGCAGCTCTCCGCCAGCCCGGGGCCCTGGCTCGGGTCCTGCGgcgctccctgccctggctctggtgctgcccgTCCGCCCGGGGCCGGTTCGCTTTCGTCTCTCGTCGCGCTGGTCACCGGCAGCGAGGCAAGTTTTGCGCATTCGCGTGTGCGCCGTTCGCTTCTCGGGCTCCCCGCCAGGTGCGCGGGACTGCCAGATCTCTGGGATGTGCTGAGTGACAATTTTTTGGCAAATAATGCGTAGCAGGTTTTTCCAATTTTCATATATGGCAAGTCATGAAGCTTTTTGTACTTCATGAGTGCATACAGAACTCCTCACAATAGAGAAAATTTGTTACTTTTATCTAGTGAACATAGGAAAAAGAATTGTATACATTTGGAAATTGAGTGTTttctttgttgtatttttttctcctttcctttcttttatttttgcaaacagtTTCCATGCCCATGTAAcagttttaatattaaatattactttAGCCTTATGCACGTTACCAATGGAATGTAGTATGTGGACTTGCTCTAAAACTGATGCTGATGACGACCTGCTAGCAAATGTGCAGTCATTACAGAATCAGCTGAggagaactgaaaaaaacctaCAAACTGTAGAGAAAGAGCTCTCCAGGTATGAGCATGTTTGGGAAGGAGAACCTCCTGTCTCTTGTAGTGTGACTCTGTCGTATACCATGTGATGGATTACTGTGTTTagctccttttctgctttttgtttgacTGGTCTTTATGAGCAAcctaataaagaaaaaagcagtagTGACTTTTTGCTCTCCCTCCAAACACTAGTACAAGGGAACATTACGGCCACTGCTTCAGTGAGGTCCCAGATGTCCCTCTGGAGGACTTTGTACAGCCCAATTACGATTGCCAAGGCTTTTCCAGCTGTAGGAGGAATTCTGGCAGAACATCTCGCCaggattttcaaagaaaatgcaacgtaaatatttttcttcattactcatttttattactttggCTTCCTATTCTTTACTAtgtttttgaacatttttgGCTGCTGGGCTTGGAGTAGATACACTGTAGAATGGGGCAATGATGTCAAGGAAGCTCCTTAAACATAGTATCCCTTGAGTGCATTGCTGCGGGGAAGgttctgcttctcctttcagTACCTGAGTCTTGTGAGAAACATGGGGATAAAGCTTTTAGCAGGTCCTGTgggataggacaaggggtaatgaTTTTCAActgatttagattagatgtgACAGGTGTTTTACTCGTGAGGGtggtgcagcacagccacaggtcCCCCTTCCCAGGAAAGATTCAAGGTCAGCTTGgtcagggcttggagcaagtTGATCTACCTCAGGTTGTC encodes the following:
- the TMED5 gene encoding transmembrane emp24 domain-containing protein 5 — encoded protein: MGPRLLLPLGCLALLLPPPPGAAEFSPSLDSDFTFTLPAGRKECFYQPMRKEASLELEYQVLDGAGLDVDFHLLSPKGETLVFDERKSDGVHTVETEDGDYMFCFDNTFSTISEKVIFFELILDNMGEDGQDEEDWKKYVTGTDLLDMKLEDILESINSVKARLSKSVQIQTLLRAFEARDRNIQESNFDRVNFWSMVNLGVMVVVSAVQVYMLKSLFEDKRKSRT